GCGAAGCGGCCGCCGGGCATGATCGAAGCCGAGCCGAACGCTCCGTCCTTGCGCACGGCGTAGAGCTTGACGTCGAAGTTCACGCGCCCATCCTCACCACGCAGCCGCTTCTCCTTCGTCCGTCGCACGATGTCGCCGGCGACCTCCAGGCAGGCCTCGGTGGGCGAGAGCCCGCGCTCCATGGCGCGGACGATGCTGAAGCCCCCGCAGTTGAGGATCACCGCCTCACCCCGCCCCGTCGCGCCCGCGGAGCCGACCTCGTTGTCGCAGTACATGCCCGCCCCGGTGATGGGCGAGTCGCCCACGCGGCCGGGGATCTTCCACGAGAGCCCGCTCGTCGTCGTGCAACTCGCCACGTCGCCCCGGGCGTCGACGGCGCAGCAGTTGATGGTGCCGGTGGTGTAGGGCACGCCATTGCGCCAGCGGACGTCGTGGTCGGCGGCGAGCTTCTTGAGTTCGTCGCCGATCTCGTTCTTGCCGATCGGGCCACGCCCTCGATTCATCGGGTCACGCGGGTCCCAATCGAGTTGATCGTCGTCCAGCCAGTCGTCGCGGTCGTTCAGGTTGGCCTTCCACCGCATCCACAGGGCGCGCGTGCGGTCGGTCATGAGGTCCTCTTCCTTGAAGCCGTGGGCAAGCGCGAACTTCCTGGCCCCCTCGCCGACGATCAGGCAGTGGTCGGTGCGCTTCAGGACCAGCAGCGCGACGGCGGCGGGGTTGCGGATGCCCTCGATGCACGCGACGGCGCCGCTCTTGTGCGTGGGCCCGTGCATGACCGACGCGTCGAGCTGGATGACGCCCTCTTCGTTGGGCAGCCCGCCGTAGCCCACGCTCAAATCATCGGGATCATCCTCGACCAGCGTCACGCCGGCAACAACGGCGTCGGCCGGGTCGGCGCCCTCACCGAGCATGGCGTACGCCCGCTCGACCGCCCCCAGCCCGTTCGCGCTGGCGATGACAACAGGCCCGCCACCCCCACCGTCCTGACGCGGCCGTGGCCCCCCCGCCATCACCCGCCCGGGCAGCCCCAGGCCGATGGACGCCCCGGCCAACCCGGCCGCCCCAAGCCCGCCAAGAGCAACCCCGCCCGAGAGCACGTCACGCCGTGAGATGGTCATGGTCCAGCGTAGCCGGGGGTGCGGGCGACGGCCGCCGGCGGGGAGAGGCCGGGGGTCGGGGAGATTCTCGGGCGTGCGGAGAGGAGCTCCAAGCGCGTCGGGAGGAGCTCCTGCAGCGTCAAGAGGAGTTCCTGACGCGTCGGGAGGAGCTCCTGCAGCGCCAAGAGGAGTTCCTGACGCGTTAAGAGGAGTTCTTGCAGCGTCGGGAGGAGCTCTTGCAGCGTCAAGAGGAGCTCTCGCAGCGTCAAGACGAGTTCTTGACGCGTCGGGAGGAGTTCTTGACGCGTCAAGAACTCTTCCGACTCGTGCAAGAACTCCTCCGACTCGTGCAGGAACTCTTCTCGGGGGCGCCAGGGCGGTTTCTCTATCGGACCGGGCCTTCTCGGACGGTGGCCCGAGGAGCGCCGGGCATCGCCATGCGATCGAGCGCGCCGGCCCCCGGCCCGAGCGCCGAAGGCCCGAAAACGATCTTGGTCGGACGGGCGGCTTGCGGTACACTGGCGCGAACGAAGGAGCATCCCATGCGAGCGAATGCCAACCACGACCCGATCGCCCCCGGCCGGCTGACCACCACCACCCTCGTCGCCGCCGCGGGCCTGGCCCTGACGGTTGCGGTCGCGCCCGCGCGGGCCCAGGGGCCGCTGGGCGAGCCCTTCCCGGCGGTGCTCAACGCGGGCCAGATCCGAGGCGGCATCGGTTTCACGCTCGTGGGCGACGGCGGCGGCAGCATCTCCAGGATGGCCGGCGACGTCAACGGCGACGGGATCGAGGACGTCATCGTCGGCCTCCCATACGCCGACCCATCGGGCATCGATCGGGCCGGGGCGGCGGCGGTGGTGTTCGGCCGGGCCGATGGCTTCCCCGACGTGGTCTCGCTGGACGACCTGGACGGCGTCAACGGGTTCCGCATCGAGAACACGGTCGAGGATCAGGGCCTGGGCTACACCGTGACGGGCGTCGGGGACATCAACGGCGACGGGATCGACGACGTGGCCGTGGGCGCGGTGGGAAACTCGCCGTACACCTCCGATCCGGTCGGCGGGGTCGTCTACGTCGTGTTCGGTCGCCGCGATGGCTTCGCGCCCACGCTCAGCGTCGCCGACATCGACGGCTCGAACGGCTTCCGCTTCGAGGGCGGCCCGGTGCGCGACGGGACGGGCGGGAACCTCTCGTCGGCGGACGTCAATGGCGATGGGCTGGACGACCTGCTGCTCGGCACGTCGGTCGGCCAGAGCGTCGTGCTGGGCAGCCGTGACGGCTTCGCCGCGTCGATCTCTGTTGCGGACCTCGACGGCGACACCGGCTTCGTGATCACGCGCACCTCCGCGTTGCGAGGCGCGGGCGACGTCAACAACGATGGCGTCGAGGACCTGATCGGGCTCGGATTCTCCGAGCGGCTCCGCGTCGTCTTCGGCCGCGACGCGTTTCCGGCCTCATCGAACGTGGACGACCTGATCGCCGGTGGCGGCGGCTTCCGTATCGCGCACACCGGGCTGACGGGCTTCGCCGACCTGGGCTACGATCAGGTTGGCGTGGGCGACGTCAATGGCGACGGCGTTGGCGACCTGGCCATCGGCATCCCCAACGCGGGCGTCGACGGCGGCTACGGGTTCGGGACCGGGCAGACCTACGTGCTCTTCGGGCGCCGAGACGGCTTCGGCGAGGAAGTCGACCTCAACGGACTCCCCGCGAGCGAGGGCTTTCGCGCCGATGGCCAGGCGCTGCACGCCCAGAGCGGGCGGTTCGTCGGGCCGGCGGGCGACCTCAACGGCGACGGCTTCGACGACGTCGTCATCGGCGCGCCGTACCACGGCTCGAGGCTCGATTCGTACGGCTACCTCGATCGCGGCCGCGGCGCGGCGTACGTCGTGTTCGGCGGGACGGACACGCCGGCGGTCGTCGATCTGGGCCGTGTCGACGGCGAGCAGGCGATGCGCATCGATGGCGAATCCGGTTTCGCGGGCTTCGGCTGGAACGTCCATGGCGGCGGCGACGTGAACGGTGACGGCGTCGACGACGCGTTGTTCAACGGAGCGTACGTGCTCTATGGCCGGGCCCTGGGCTGCGCGGCCGACCTCGACGGCGACGGCGAGCTCACGCTCTTCGACTTCCTGGCGTTCCAGAACCTCTTCGACGCGGGCGACCCGCTGGCCGACTTCGACGGCGACGGCGAGCTGACGATCTTCGACTTCCTTGCCTTCCAGAACGCCTTCGACGCGGGCTGCTGAGCCCTCGCCTTGCCGGGGCCGGGCGGCGCGGCCGCCACCCGGGGCTCAGCCGCCCAGCACCCGGTAGCGCAGCCGCAGCGCGTCGCCGTTGATCGGCGTGGACTCGATCAGCCCGAGCATGGCCATGTCCAGCGGCCCGCCGAACAACGGCACGCCCGCGCCGAAGGCCACAGGCTGGAGGTCGAGCACGATCTCGTCGGCCAGCCCCTCGCGCATGAACGCGTGGTAGACCGAGCGCCCGCCCCCGACGATCGCCTCCGGCGCGCCGGTTCCTTCGAGCATGGCCAGGGCCGCGGCGGGCGATTTCGTGTGCCGCCAGCCGTCGCCCGCGAAGTCGATGTCCTTCGAGGAAAGCACGATCTTGTGCTCGGGCTTCAGGATGTTGCCCATCTCCTGGCCGCGGAGCTGCTCGACCGACGTTCGGCCGGCAATGCACGTGCCGACCCGGTTGACCAGGGCGCACCAGTCCTCCCAGGCCGTGGGCGGGAACATGGGGATGCCGTCCTGGTTGGCGATGAAGCCGTCGATGGAGACCGAGGCGAAGAGCGTTGTTTTCATCGAGAATCTCCGTCGTGGGATGTTGGGCTGGCCATCGAGCCGGATTCGGGACCAGTCTATTGCACGGCCGGGCCGGGCCGGGCGGGGCCGGGCCGAGCCGAGCCGCGAACCCTGAAAACCCCGCCGGCGAAATCCGAAAACCGCGATTCCCAGCTATCCTCGAGCACGCTCCAACCCCGCTGCCCCGGAAAGGACCCCCATGCAAGACAGCCCAATGGTCACCGGCTTCGACCCCTCGTTCATCGCCCTGGTCGCCATCGTGGGCGGGGTGCTGGTCCTGAGCATCCTGTTCTTCATGGCCTTCCTCCAGGCCATCCTCAAGGACCGGCAGAAGGAGATGACCACCCGCGAGATCGCCGCGTACGTGGCCGAAGGGTCCATCTCGTCCGAGGACGCCGAGCGCATCCTGCACGGCAGCCGCCCGTGGCACGAGATCCGCGAGATCGCCCGGGCGGGCAAGCGGTACTGCGAGTCGCAGAAGGCCGGCAAGGCCGCGCCCGCCTAACCCACTCGCCAGGGTCACGAAGCTACGGGCGCACGGCCGCCCCGCCCTTGCGCGGGTCGGCGGCGCCGTCGAGTTCGCCCGTCGCGGGGTCTCGGCCGATGGCCTGCACCGCGCCGATGTCCTCGCGCGAGAACACGTCGTGGCCGAGTTGCTCGAGCGCCCGGCTCCACGCCGCCGCTGGCTCGGCTCCTTCACGCACTTCGACGTAGAGCCGGTCGGGCAGCCACTGATGGTGCAGCCGCGGTGCATCGACCGCCTGCCGGGCCGTCGCGCCGCCGCGGAGCATCCGCAGCAGGACCTGCACCGTCGACGTGATGATGCGCGGCCCGCCCGACGCGCCCGCGACCGCCAGGACCTCGCCTCGGCCATCGAGCACGATCGTGGGCGACATGCTCGAGAGCGGCCGCTTGCCGGGCTCGGGCAGGTTGTCGTCGGACTGAACCAGCCCGAAGGCGTTGGCTTCGCCCGGAATCGTCGTGAAGTCGTCCATCTGATCGTTCAGGCAGAAGCCGTAGCCCCGGACGCCGACGAGCGAGCCGAAGGCCAGGTTGATCGTTTCGGTGCACGCGACCGCGCCGCCGTGGGCGTCGATCACCGAGATGTGGCTGGTGCCGCCATCCTCGGGAAGGGCGACCGGAAGAAGGGAGGCCGTGCCGTAGGCCTCAGGCCCGAGCACGCCCTGGGGGTCGATCGCCGCGGCCATGCGGTCGAGCGCGTCCGCTTCCAGCATCTGCGCAACGGGTACGTCGACGAACGCCGGGTCGGCCATGTGCCGTGAGCGGTCGGCGAAGGCGTGCTTCATGCTCTCGGCCAGCGCGTGCGCCTCGGCCGGTGCGGGCCAGCCGGTGGCGGGCATGGCCAGGTCGAGCCGCTCGGCCAGGGCGAGGATCTGCGCGATCGCGACGCCGCCGCTTGAGGGCGGGGGCATCGAGAGGACGGTTCGTCCGCCAACGGCCATGCGCACCGGTTCGACCTCGCGCAGCTGGTAGCCCGCCAGGTCGTCCATGGTCAGCACGCCGCCGTCGGCCCGCACCGATTCGACGATGGCCTCGGCGATCGGCCCGCGGTAGAACGCATCGGCGCCATCGCGCGCGATCAGGCGCAGCGCTGCCGCCTGCTCGGGCAACACGATGCGGTCGCCGACCTCGATGCGCCCCTCGTTCATCAAACGCTGCCACACGAGCGGGAAGCGCTGCCGCCACGCGGCGTCGGCCTCGAACCGGTCAACCAGCGACCGGGCGGTGCGCACGTGGTGGGCGTCGGCCTCGAAGCCGACCTCGGCCAGTTCGATCGCCGGCGCCAGGACGATCTCGCGCGGGAGGGTGCCGTAGTGCTCCAGCGCGTGCAGCAGCCCCGCGACCGTGCCTGGCACCCCCACCGCCATGCCGCCGCGCTGCGACGCCAGCGGATCATCCAGGCCGGCGTAGGTCTCCGGGCCGACGCCCGCCGGGCAGGTCTCGCGGTAGTTGATGGCGACCGTGACATCGCCGTGCGTGGGGTCATCGACCAGGTGGACGAGCATGAACCCCCCGCCGCCGATGCCGCAGGCGTCGCTGCGCACGACCGAGAGGGCAAAGCTGGTCGCGACGGCCGCGTCGACCGCGTTGCCGCCGCGGGCCAGCATGCGTGCGCCGGCCTGCGCGGCAAGGGGGTGGTCGGCGGCGACCATGCCGCCGGCTCGTTGGCCCGCAGGGGCGTCCTGCGCCCGGGCGATGGCCGATGCAATGGCGATGCAGGTGCAGACGGCAAGCAACAGACGGGTCATGGCTGGCTTCCTTTCTCGGCCGTGGTCCGCGGCGCGACGTCCAGGCGGCGGCGGCGGGCGATCCAGTCGGTCGGGCGTTCTTCGGGCAGGGCGGCGTGCTCGCCGCCGCGCAGCGCGAAGCGGAGCAGGCCGATCGCGGCGCGGGCCAGCCCGGCCAGCAGGCCCGCCGCGCGCCGCGGCCACGGCATGAAGGGCGTGTGCGTCCAGCGGACGAGCCGGTAGCCCAGCAGGTGCAGCACCTCGCGGCGCAGCAGCACCGCGTACTCGGGCGCGACGACGATCGCGTGCGGTTCGCCCGCACGGGCCCGCACGCCGGGCAGCAGGCGCGGCGTCCAGCGATGCACCCAGGCCCGGCCGCGCAGCCAGGCCGACAGCCCGAGCCACGCACGCCCGACACGCGCAATCACGAAGAAGGCGTCGTCGCCCGGACGCACTTGCGCCTGGCGATTGGGCAGGAACAGCAGCCCGCTCGCGCCCGCCTTTATGGGCCGGGCGTCTTCGACGGCCACCACGATCTTGCCGCCCCGCACGGGCATGAACGCCACGGCCCCCGGTTGCATGGCAAAGTCGACGCCGCCGATCGCCACGCGCTCGCGGACGTCGTAGAAGTGTCCCGAGCGACCGCCCGAAGCCTGCGCCACGACGTCGCGCGGCGCCTCGCCAGCCGCCGTGCGAACCGAGGGCACGAGCA
This portion of the Phycisphaerales bacterium genome encodes:
- a CDS encoding N(4)-(beta-N-acetylglucosaminyl)-L-asparaginase — encoded protein: MTISRRDVLSGGVALGGLGAAGLAGASIGLGLPGRVMAGGPRPRQDGGGGGPVVIASANGLGAVERAYAMLGEGADPADAVVAGVTLVEDDPDDLSVGYGGLPNEEGVIQLDASVMHGPTHKSGAVACIEGIRNPAAVALLVLKRTDHCLIVGEGARKFALAHGFKEEDLMTDRTRALWMRWKANLNDRDDWLDDDQLDWDPRDPMNRGRGPIGKNEIGDELKKLAADHDVRWRNGVPYTTGTINCCAVDARGDVASCTTTSGLSWKIPGRVGDSPITGAGMYCDNEVGSAGATGRGEAVILNCGGFSIVRAMERGLSPTEACLEVAGDIVRRTKEKRLRGEDGRVNFDVKLYAVRKDGAFGSASIMPGGRFAVCDAAGARIERCASVYE
- a CDS encoding integrin alpha, whose amino-acid sequence is MRANANHDPIAPGRLTTTTLVAAAGLALTVAVAPARAQGPLGEPFPAVLNAGQIRGGIGFTLVGDGGGSISRMAGDVNGDGIEDVIVGLPYADPSGIDRAGAAAVVFGRADGFPDVVSLDDLDGVNGFRIENTVEDQGLGYTVTGVGDINGDGIDDVAVGAVGNSPYTSDPVGGVVYVVFGRRDGFAPTLSVADIDGSNGFRFEGGPVRDGTGGNLSSADVNGDGLDDLLLGTSVGQSVVLGSRDGFAASISVADLDGDTGFVITRTSALRGAGDVNNDGVEDLIGLGFSERLRVVFGRDAFPASSNVDDLIAGGGGFRIAHTGLTGFADLGYDQVGVGDVNGDGVGDLAIGIPNAGVDGGYGFGTGQTYVLFGRRDGFGEEVDLNGLPASEGFRADGQALHAQSGRFVGPAGDLNGDGFDDVVIGAPYHGSRLDSYGYLDRGRGAAYVVFGGTDTPAVVDLGRVDGEQAMRIDGESGFAGFGWNVHGGGDVNGDGVDDALFNGAYVLYGRALGCAADLDGDGELTLFDFLAFQNLFDAGDPLADFDGDGELTIFDFLAFQNAFDAGC
- a CDS encoding dihydrofolate reductase family protein — its product is MKTTLFASVSIDGFIANQDGIPMFPPTAWEDWCALVNRVGTCIAGRTSVEQLRGQEMGNILKPEHKIVLSSKDIDFAGDGWRHTKSPAAALAMLEGTGAPEAIVGGGRSVYHAFMREGLADEIVLDLQPVAFGAGVPLFGGPLDMAMLGLIESTPINGDALRLRYRVLGG
- the ggt gene encoding gamma-glutamyltransferase; the encoded protein is MTRLLLAVCTCIAIASAIARAQDAPAGQRAGGMVAADHPLAAQAGARMLARGGNAVDAAVATSFALSVVRSDACGIGGGGFMLVHLVDDPTHGDVTVAINYRETCPAGVGPETYAGLDDPLASQRGGMAVGVPGTVAGLLHALEHYGTLPREIVLAPAIELAEVGFEADAHHVRTARSLVDRFEADAAWRQRFPLVWQRLMNEGRIEVGDRIVLPEQAAALRLIARDGADAFYRGPIAEAIVESVRADGGVLTMDDLAGYQLREVEPVRMAVGGRTVLSMPPPSSGGVAIAQILALAERLDLAMPATGWPAPAEAHALAESMKHAFADRSRHMADPAFVDVPVAQMLEADALDRMAAAIDPQGVLGPEAYGTASLLPVALPEDGGTSHISVIDAHGGAVACTETINLAFGSLVGVRGYGFCLNDQMDDFTTIPGEANAFGLVQSDDNLPEPGKRPLSSMSPTIVLDGRGEVLAVAGASGGPRIITSTVQVLLRMLRGGATARQAVDAPRLHHQWLPDRLYVEVREGAEPAAAWSRALEQLGHDVFSREDIGAVQAIGRDPATGELDGAADPRKGGAAVRP
- a CDS encoding succinylglutamate desuccinylase/aspartoacylase family protein, which produces MIAADRHGVGPRVLPRRIAEHAGPAPGPTLIVVGGLHANEPAGIEAARRVHARLNDQGLSCHAGRLVSLRGNLAALALEAPEPWLRERYIDRDLNRLFVEPSDEPGDSAEHRERAELIGELRELVSEACGEAYLLDLHTVSSASPAFIALEDSLPARRFASGLPLPKVLGLEEELTGLLMDYATNQLGCVSCIVEAGRHDDPRSADVHEAVILLAMARLGMLVPSVRTAAGEAPRDVVAQASGGRSGHFYDVRERVAIGGVDFAMQPGAVAFMPVRGGKIVVAVEDARPIKAGASGLLFLPNRQAQVRPGDDAFFVIARVGRAWLGLSAWLRGRAWVHRWTPRLLPGVRARAGEPHAIVVAPEYAVLLRREVLHLLGYRLVRWTHTPFMPWPRRAAGLLAGLARAAIGLLRFALRGGEHAALPEERPTDWIARRRRLDVAPRTTAEKGSQP